One part of the Fimbriimonadaceae bacterium genome encodes these proteins:
- a CDS encoding TraV family lipoprotein, which translates to MMSGYIRRYITRGGSWYGLGSGVAMGLSVLLAGCGGYESNFSCKGYPDQATCESVSEAYEKRFSAGQKVTQYTKDQKGVGQDTSSSSGPGQVTPPMIFSGKTDSAIGKPVITPVSALRVTVFPWKDTKKRLHDQSRHYLIVDEPDFIFGHMAQGVSAGSSSGHGKDLYPRMGRMVEKRDGKRTPSGNAAANAMTENVPEVGQRSAPMSVNPLGSGGIMPQGFPQLPQTGASNYLTDDGPLPPQ; encoded by the coding sequence ATGATGTCTGGGTATATCAGGCGCTACATCACACGAGGCGGATCATGGTACGGCTTGGGATCTGGGGTAGCTATGGGCCTGTCTGTCCTTCTGGCGGGCTGTGGGGGCTATGAGTCTAATTTCAGTTGTAAGGGGTATCCGGATCAAGCGACGTGTGAGTCCGTCTCGGAAGCCTACGAGAAGCGGTTCTCTGCTGGGCAGAAGGTGACGCAGTACACGAAAGACCAAAAGGGCGTTGGACAAGACACCAGCTCAAGCTCTGGCCCTGGTCAGGTCACTCCTCCGATGATCTTCAGCGGCAAGACGGACAGCGCCATAGGCAAGCCGGTGATTACGCCGGTGTCGGCTCTTCGTGTGACGGTATTTCCATGGAAGGATACGAAAAAGCGCCTCCATGATCAGTCGCGGCACTATCTCATTGTCGACGAACCAGATTTTATTTTCGGACACATGGCGCAGGGGGTGAGTGCTGGGTCGAGTTCGGGTCATGGAAAGGATCTGTATCCGAGAATGGGGCGGATGGTCGAGAAACGAGACGGAAAGAGAACACCCAGTGGGAATGCGGCGGCGAACGCCATGACGGAGAATGTTCCTGAAGTTGGACAACGTTCGGCGCCGATGTCCGTGAACCCTCTTGGCTCGGGTGGCATCATGCCGCAGGGATTTCCTCAGCTCCCTCAGACCGGGGCGTCCAATTATCTGACCGATGATGGGCCGCTGCCACCCCAGTAG
- a CDS encoding DsbC family protein, giving the protein MRRSYQQIIAGLVCAVCVSVAGESILRAETDDAVRPIKTVIEQKFPGMKVLRVSKTEIPGWLLVESDSDRVENYMYVHESGRYVLSGALFDIQMGRNVTQEYVRDRQQALLAGMDTSKTILLSPMQSKLERPVLVFDDPDCRFCQQFHPEVQKLVEAGVPVAVVLYPLVRTHPDAYRKSVAIWCAPDQAEALGRALMSKPVMGEVGACSHPIDENIKLGKRLGVNSTPMVFLPNGQSFAGYRPASEVLALLQIEAQQK; this is encoded by the coding sequence ATGAGACGATCCTATCAGCAGATAATCGCGGGGCTGGTGTGTGCCGTGTGTGTGTCGGTTGCGGGAGAGTCGATCCTGAGAGCCGAAACGGATGATGCCGTGAGGCCTATCAAAACGGTGATCGAGCAAAAGTTTCCTGGCATGAAAGTGTTGCGAGTGTCCAAGACGGAAATTCCTGGATGGCTCTTGGTGGAGAGCGACAGTGACCGGGTGGAAAACTATATGTACGTGCATGAGTCTGGGCGGTACGTGCTCTCCGGGGCACTCTTCGATATTCAAATGGGCCGAAATGTTACGCAAGAGTATGTGAGAGACCGTCAGCAGGCGCTCTTGGCCGGAATGGATACCTCGAAAACCATTCTGTTGTCTCCCATGCAATCGAAGTTGGAGCGTCCGGTGCTGGTCTTTGACGATCCAGACTGTCGGTTCTGTCAGCAGTTTCATCCGGAGGTGCAGAAGCTTGTTGAGGCAGGTGTTCCGGTGGCCGTGGTTCTGTATCCACTGGTACGGACGCATCCGGATGCCTATCGCAAGTCTGTCGCCATTTGGTGTGCTCCCGATCAAGCCGAGGCGCTGGGGCGCGCGCTGATGTCAAAACCGGTAATGGGTGAGGTAGGGGCTTGCAGTCATCCGATCGACGAAAACATCAAATTGGGGAAGCGTTTGGGAGTGAACTCCACCCCAATGGTATTTTTGCCAAATGGGCAATCGTTTGCCGGCTATCGTCCTGCCAGTGAAGTATTGGCTTTACTGCAGATAGAGGCCCAGCAGAAGTAG
- a CDS encoding type-F conjugative transfer system secretin TraK, with protein MTSSVYRDSKHRAMAMCVLGLLLFLSWAKSVGAAVVVGDEGATSLTLSGRDLNVLTFPAPITMATSSRADLKAKPEGRNLIVQVKTGPADLVVMAGEQTYVFEVGVSVSLGAQTISIEDRRVGTVVYDTDPARQAADYVDGLLETLQMAARGALPKGYRQTSIAEERYPKWLELKVVQGIEYRGPKYRVIVYRLVNTAGHKYTLREQEFLTGVQKAIALNREVVESGEEVVVYLLDDAPPEPPKPKPEPKVDPDAKS; from the coding sequence ATGACATCCAGCGTGTATCGAGACTCGAAGCACCGGGCGATGGCGATGTGCGTCCTTGGCCTGCTGTTGTTTCTGTCTTGGGCCAAGTCGGTAGGAGCTGCGGTGGTGGTTGGTGATGAGGGTGCGACGTCCCTCACATTGTCTGGAAGAGATTTGAACGTCCTGACCTTTCCTGCCCCGATTACCATGGCGACGAGCTCTAGGGCGGATCTCAAAGCGAAGCCGGAAGGGCGCAACTTGATTGTCCAGGTGAAGACTGGCCCCGCTGATCTGGTCGTGATGGCCGGCGAGCAAACCTACGTCTTTGAGGTCGGGGTGAGCGTGTCGTTAGGCGCGCAGACCATTAGTATTGAAGATAGGCGCGTGGGGACTGTGGTCTATGACACGGATCCTGCTCGCCAAGCCGCTGACTATGTGGATGGGCTACTCGAGACTTTGCAGATGGCTGCGCGGGGAGCGTTACCGAAAGGGTATCGGCAGACGTCGATTGCCGAAGAACGGTATCCGAAGTGGCTTGAGCTGAAGGTGGTGCAGGGAATCGAGTATCGAGGGCCGAAGTACCGGGTGATTGTGTATCGATTGGTGAATACCGCGGGACACAAGTACACACTGCGGGAACAAGAATTCCTGACCGGGGTTCAAAAAGCAATCGCCTTAAATCGCGAGGTGGTCGAGTCAGGGGAAGAAGTGGTGGTGTACCTGCTGGATGACGCACCGCCTGAACCGCCCAAACCCAAGCCCGAGCCGAAAGTGGATCCAGACGCAAAAAGCTAA
- the traL gene encoding type IV conjugative transfer system protein TraL — protein MNGTFIPRYLDSLPQIFWWEIDELAVLFVCIFLGIVTKFLTYLIVVGIVSTLILSKMKNGKSEGFLFHWAYWSGVPTFQLTGSPHGTTREMME, from the coding sequence ATGAACGGCACATTTATTCCACGATATCTCGATAGCCTGCCCCAGATATTTTGGTGGGAGATTGATGAGTTGGCCGTGCTCTTTGTGTGCATCTTTCTCGGCATTGTGACGAAGTTCCTGACCTACCTGATAGTGGTGGGGATCGTGAGCACGTTGATTTTGTCGAAAATGAAGAACGGGAAATCAGAAGGATTCCTCTTCCATTGGGCCTATTGGTCTGGTGTGCCCACGTTTCAGCTGACGGGATCACCTCACGGAACAACCCGAGAGATGATGGAGTAA
- a CDS encoding OmpA family protein, translating into MTGGRTTYMPWAGLVCMGLLTVGGCTTRPAASPTMSEATRLCGQGYTFPTTVVSVQSGPQWLLSRPAGCPEPTPLTQVPNKPLVADLTPKPIKAVMHRLQTLPTFSAGALAGRQGDMSRAAVSSVDKPAPPGFTGRTSPSACRRDPEVRHRTVLFAMGSAAVPERAQRDLTELSTEEVFYLRVEGYTDPTGSRETNEELGTARAHAVAKALQAGLKVSTQVEVVGRGGCCFMPNHADSRRVEITMLLRGRCGDPSSVEERSQIPPVTSVVSTGVTGDSVKP; encoded by the coding sequence ATGACAGGGGGACGGACGACTTACATGCCATGGGCCGGTCTCGTTTGTATGGGACTGCTGACCGTCGGGGGCTGTACGACGCGACCTGCTGCGTCGCCAACAATGTCCGAGGCAACGCGACTCTGCGGGCAAGGCTACACCTTCCCGACTACGGTGGTTTCCGTCCAATCTGGTCCGCAATGGCTTCTGTCTCGTCCCGCTGGATGCCCAGAGCCAACACCCCTGACGCAGGTCCCAAACAAACCGTTGGTGGCGGATCTCACACCGAAACCGATTAAGGCGGTGATGCATCGGCTCCAGACATTGCCGACGTTTTCTGCGGGTGCGCTGGCAGGCCGTCAAGGTGACATGTCTCGCGCTGCGGTGAGCAGCGTGGACAAACCAGCACCTCCTGGTTTCACAGGAAGGACGTCCCCGTCCGCCTGTCGTCGCGATCCTGAGGTGCGGCATCGAACCGTTTTGTTTGCCATGGGTTCGGCTGCTGTACCGGAGCGTGCGCAACGAGACTTAACGGAACTGTCCACAGAGGAGGTCTTCTATCTGCGGGTGGAGGGATACACCGATCCGACGGGGTCTCGGGAGACAAACGAAGAACTTGGGACGGCTCGGGCGCACGCGGTGGCGAAAGCATTGCAGGCTGGCTTGAAGGTCTCGACTCAGGTGGAAGTGGTCGGCCGCGGAGGCTGCTGCTTTATGCCGAATCATGCAGACAGTCGACGCGTGGAGATCACGATGCTGCTGCGAGGTAGGTGTGGAGATCCCTCATCGGTTGAGGAGCGATCCCAAATACCTCCAGTAACATCTGTTGTGTCCACTGGTGTCACAGGCGACTCAGTAAAACCATAA